Genomic DNA from Epinephelus fuscoguttatus linkage group LG14, E.fuscoguttatus.final_Chr_v1:
ATGCCTGAACCAATATAAGATGGACATTTTCTACAAGGAGACCCAGGCTGCACTGCCTGGAGCATTGTGTAACCCTGGACACGGCGCTGGTGGAGAGAGTAAGATGGAGTGCAGTGGAGGAGTGCAGCTgctcactcctgaatcctgggGAACGCCGTTAACGGACCTCCGGCGAAAAGCTCCTTCACCAGGGGGGCCTTCCACCACCTCTGCAATGGCCCCTTCCACTTCTTCTGCCACCTCACCATCAGACACTGCTGCCGTCTGCTCCCCGTCCTCCTGCTCCTCAGCCAAGATTCCCACACCCAGACCCCATGAGAGCCCCACACTCCCCCCTCCACCTGTTCCCTCTTTGCACCCACCTGTTGGTGTTCCCCCTGGTAGCCCTCCCATGGTGATGACACCCCGGGGACCCATGCCCCTACCGCTGTTCATGGAGCATCAAATGATGCAGCAGATGCGTCCACCATTTCTTCGGCCCTCTGCCCACCCAGGTGGGCCCAATAGCCCCCTGTCAAACCCCATGATCCCTGGCATTGGTCCACCACCTCCCTCTAGGACCATGGGTTCAGCATCAAGCCCCATGCACAGACCCCTGCTGTCTCCACATGTCCACCCCTCATCCAATCCCAACCCTGGCATGATGCCCCCCCACCCTGGTCTCCCCATGCCAGGCCTGCCCCCTTTCCCCCCTGTCAACATGATGCCCAATGGACGCATTCCTCTGCCCCCTATGATGAACTTTGGTATGCCGTCCCTGGCCCCATTGGTACCCCCTCCAACTCTCTTGGTCCCTTACCCTGTCATTGTACCCCTCCCAGTCCCAATCCCTATTCCAATCCCAATTCCCTTCAGCCCCAAAACTTCCAGGGACCAGCCAGAGAGCAGTGGCACCTTCCGCAGTGCTCCAGAGTCCTCTGAAGCTTCAGCCTCTGGGCCCCACTCTCCAGGTTCCTCTGCAGGTGACAGAGGGGAGCAGAAACTAGAGCCAGCTGGTGCAGAGCATCTCTCTCCTGTACGCTCAGAGAGAAGCAGGACGGCATTGGTGGACTTGACTGTGAAGGCAGAGGAAAACGCAGGCAGTCTGTGTCTAACCAGCGGCCCTGGAGCGATGGACGGGGTTATTGATCTAACTGTGGGCCAGAGGCCATGCCAACAGCAGGTAATTCAGAGGATGCTACCTGGGGTCCAGGTCAAAATAGAGGCAGAGGCTGAATCAAGATCTCCACCAGCTGCTGGGCTGGGTTGGGAAGGGAAAGGCAGTCGTGATGGGGGGGAAGGGGCCCTCTCCCAGGGCCTCCTTAGTGCTGCAGAGCTGGAAGGGgccacacacccaaacacactggAATTATCAGGCCCACCATCCAGCAACAGCAGCCCTTCTTGCCATGCTGATCCTCTAGTGAGCCAGCTAAATCCCTGTATGTCTAACCGTTCCCCACCACCCTTACCCAGCACAGCACGGACCCAGCCCCAACCCCTGCCCCAGCTCCAAACTAGCCCTGCTGCCCCATGTAATGTCATAGTCAATGGTACGGGATGGCATTCGCTCCTCACTCCTGCCTTTGAGTCTTACCCTGACCGAAGAGGAGACAGTGTtgcaggagaaggagaggctGAGGAGCAACCAGCTAATGGTGAGCTGGAGCATGAGGCACTGAAAGAGAACAATTGCTCAATTGGAGATTGGGAGCCGGGTAAGCGGGGCTCAACGCAAGACGAGATGGCGGACACAGTGGAGGGTAAGCCAGACCCTGACTCCAACATGGAGGAGGGTGAGCACGCCTATGCTCTGCCGCTGCTGTCTACCGGAGGCTGTGTCGTCATCCAGCCTGTGCCAAAGCCCGGCGCTGACAAGACGGCCATCCTGTCCTGCTCCATCAGTGCCCCTCTATCAGCAGACGGGAGCCCCGAGCTAGAGCCGCCGCTGAAGAGGAGGTGTCTGCGAATCCGCAATCAAAACAAATGAGGTGGGTTTACCCCAGTGTGCTCCCACAAAAACTGTTATGTGGTCGTGCAGGCTCTGTATTTAAGTATGAATTTACACAGATTTATTCATTGACATTTTGTAATTCACAGTGGGGTACCCATCGAATAATCAGTCGCTTTTGATGTTTCAAATGTCTCTCACTCCCCAGCGTGTATCCTTGAACTATTTGAAATTATCTCCTTTActtccaaaatgtttttaacaagttgtttatttttcatatttagtCTTATTCTATAATTTGTGGAATTCTGGCAAGagggttattttatgttttgtccAGTGTAGCTAACAATGAGGCTGATCACTTCATCAGAATTTCACAATATGGTGCTTGATTCAAGGGTAGACTCTGTGTGCCCTCAAAGAGACAGTAATCAAACAAGCAAGTGAATTATCATCCAAAAAGAATGTCAGAGTGCACGTTCAAAGATGTCACTGTCACAGAGGTGTGCAGGTGATGTATTTAAATGTCACTCACAGCGACTGACTctgaaaggcgtctgaaaggaAACCAGGAGTGAACACAATGTGAAGCTTACTTGTTGATTAGATTTAGATAACATATTAAGACTCCGTATTAGATTATCAAATATATCATTAGAGATGACAACCTACTAACGTGTGAGCATTTGTTATGCCTGCaatgaatgcgatatctcaagatcaccctgagggaatttcttaaaaactGGCACTAACGTCCCCTGgcactcagtgatgaactgattagattttgggcacaaagatcaaaggtcactgtgacctcacaaagcatgtttttgcCCATAAATCAAGAATTCAgttgctaattatgacaaaatttcacacaaatgtctagtAGGATAAACTGATGAAGTGACGACAtgttatatccaaaaggtcaacttcactgtgacat
This window encodes:
- the sobpa gene encoding sine oculis-binding protein homolog A isoform X3 → MAEMEKEGRPPENKRSRKPAHPVKREINEEMKSFAENTMNELLGWYGYDKVELRDSDNLEIGETPQHISVLKENLLPKIPASTESSEGSPDRANSSHSLPTSRNGVTESSTTPSTSMPSTKEHGNLPIIVPMIPPPLIKPPADEDASNVQIMCAWCQKVGVKRYSLSMGSELKSFCSEKCFAACRRAYFKRNKVCDWCKHIRHTKEYLDFGAGERRLQFCSAKCLNQYKMDIFYKETQAALPGALCNPGHGAGGESKMECSGGVQLLTPESWGTPLTDLRRKAPSPGGPSTTSAMAPSTSSATSPSDTAAVCSPSSCSSAKIPTPRPHESPTLPPPPVPSLHPPVGVPPGSPPMVMTPRGPMPLPLFMEHQMMQQMRPPFLRPSAHPGGPNSPLSNPMIPGIGPPPPSRTMGSASSPMHRPLLSPHVHPSSNPNPGMMPPHPGLPMPGLPPFPPVNMMPNGRIPLPPMMNFGMPSLAPLVPPPTLLVPYPVIVPLPVPIPIPIPIPFSPKTSRDQPESSGTFRSAPESSEASASGPHSPGSSAGDRGEQKLEPAGAEHLSPVRSERSRTALVDLTVKAEENAGSLCLTSGPGAMDGVIDLTVGQRPCQQQVIQRMLPGVQVKIEAEAESRSPPAAGLGWEGKGSRDGGEGALSQGLLSAAELEGATHPNTLELSGPPSSNSSPSCHADPLVSQLNPCMSNRSPPPLPSTARTQPQPLPQLQTSPAAPCNVIVNGTGWHSLLTPAFESYPDRRGDSVAGEGEAEEQPANGELEHEALKENNCSIGDWEPGKRGSTQDEMADTVEGKPDPDSNMEEGEHAYALPLLSTGGCVVIQPVPKPGADKTAILSCSISAPLSADGSPELEPPLKRRCLRIRNQNK
- the sobpa gene encoding sine oculis-binding protein homolog A isoform X1, which produces MAEMEKEGRPPENKRSRKPAHPVKREINEEMKSFAENTMNELLGWYGYDKVELRDSDNLEIGETPQHISVLKENLLPKIPASTESSEGSPDRANSSHSLPTSRNGVTESSTTPSTSMPSTKEHGNLPIIVPMIPPPLIKPPADEDASNVQIMCAWCQKVGVKRYSLSMGSELKSFCSEKCFAACRRAYFKRNKLGYIRNYAARDDDGLGGKLPQHSFTQDTPRLVFKTNSDVLVCDWCKHIRHTKEYLDFGAGERRLQFCSAKCLNQYKMDIFYKETQAALPGALCNPGHGAGGESKMECSGGVQLLTPESWGTPLTDLRRKAPSPGGPSTTSAMAPSTSSATSPSDTAAVCSPSSCSSAKIPTPRPHESPTLPPPPVPSLHPPVGVPPGSPPMVMTPRGPMPLPLFMEHQMMQQMRPPFLRPSAHPGGPNSPLSNPMIPGIGPPPPSRTMGSASSPMHRPLLSPHVHPSSNPNPGMMPPHPGLPMPGLPPFPPVNMMPNGRIPLPPMMNFGMPSLAPLVPPPTLLVPYPVIVPLPVPIPIPIPIPFSPKTSRDQPESSGTFRSAPESSEASASGPHSPGSSAGDRGEQKLEPAGAEHLSPVRSERSRTALVDLTVKAEENAGSLCLTSGPGAMDGVIDLTVGQRPCQQQVIQRMLPGVQVKIEAEAESRSPPAAGLGWEGKGSRDGGEGALSQGLLSAAELEGATHPNTLELSGPPSSNSSPSCHADPLVSQLNPCMSNRSPPPLPSTARTQPQPLPQLQTSPAAPCNVIVNGTGWHSLLTPAFESYPDRRGDSVAGEGEAEEQPANGELEHEALKENNCSIGDWEPGKRGSTQDEMADTVEGKPDPDSNMEEGEHAYALPLLSTGGCVVIQPVPKPGADKTAILSCSISAPLSADGSPELEPPLKRRCLRIRNQNK
- the sobpa gene encoding sine oculis-binding protein homolog A isoform X2, producing the protein MAEMEKEGRPPENKRSRKPAHPVKREINEEMKSFAENTMNELLGWYGYDKVELRDSDNLEIGETPQHISVLKENLLPKIPASTESSEGSPDRANSSHSLPTSRNGVTESSTTPSTSMPSTKEHGNLPIIVPMIPPPLIKPPADEDASNVQIMCAWCQKVGVKRYSLSMGSELKSFCSEKCFAACRRAYFKRNKARDDDGLGGKLPQHSFTQDTPRLVFKTNSDVLVCDWCKHIRHTKEYLDFGAGERRLQFCSAKCLNQYKMDIFYKETQAALPGALCNPGHGAGGESKMECSGGVQLLTPESWGTPLTDLRRKAPSPGGPSTTSAMAPSTSSATSPSDTAAVCSPSSCSSAKIPTPRPHESPTLPPPPVPSLHPPVGVPPGSPPMVMTPRGPMPLPLFMEHQMMQQMRPPFLRPSAHPGGPNSPLSNPMIPGIGPPPPSRTMGSASSPMHRPLLSPHVHPSSNPNPGMMPPHPGLPMPGLPPFPPVNMMPNGRIPLPPMMNFGMPSLAPLVPPPTLLVPYPVIVPLPVPIPIPIPIPFSPKTSRDQPESSGTFRSAPESSEASASGPHSPGSSAGDRGEQKLEPAGAEHLSPVRSERSRTALVDLTVKAEENAGSLCLTSGPGAMDGVIDLTVGQRPCQQQVIQRMLPGVQVKIEAEAESRSPPAAGLGWEGKGSRDGGEGALSQGLLSAAELEGATHPNTLELSGPPSSNSSPSCHADPLVSQLNPCMSNRSPPPLPSTARTQPQPLPQLQTSPAAPCNVIVNGTGWHSLLTPAFESYPDRRGDSVAGEGEAEEQPANGELEHEALKENNCSIGDWEPGKRGSTQDEMADTVEGKPDPDSNMEEGEHAYALPLLSTGGCVVIQPVPKPGADKTAILSCSISAPLSADGSPELEPPLKRRCLRIRNQNK